In one Magallana gigas chromosome 7, xbMagGiga1.1, whole genome shotgun sequence genomic region, the following are encoded:
- the LOC105320624 gene encoding sterol carrier protein 2 — translation MSVNGGAPPKRAFVVGVGVTKFEKPLTKEWDYPDMGREAGLAALTDAEIDYRQIQAVVASYCYGEPTSGQRAVYELGLTGVPVFNVNNNCSSGSSALMLARRLVQSGVEDCVLALGFEKMERGLSEKYTDRTSPVKRHMDHMVNIGAEPGLIQPRMNNMTSDVVKLYAYAAREYIKKYPGTTVDDFVDIAYKNHKQSVNNPWATIQREMSKEDIKSKLMLCYPITFWMSAPTADGGAAAVVCSEEFMIRNNLQRQAVEILSQHMVTDTGASFKESFMDLSGYHMAKEAANRCYRDTGLSSSDVDVLEVHDCFSCNELFMYEALQLAPEGRGADLIRNGKWVTNKNGGQMCVLNNKWVVNPSGGLESKGHPIGATGLAQCTELVKQLRGLADKRQVDGAKIAMQHNFGIGGAAVVTMYKKYQPLPVHAKL, via the exons ATGTCTGTCAATGGAGGAGCACCGCCAAAGAGAGCTTTCGTTGTGGGAGTGGGTGTCACTAAATTTGAGAAACCTCTCACCAAAGAATGGGACTATCCAGACATGGGGAGAGAAGCTG GTCTGGCTGCACTGACAGATGCTGAGATAGACTACCGGCAGATTCAGGCCGTGGTGGCTAGCTACTGCTATGGAGAGCCCACCTCCGGGCAGCGAGCTGTGTATGAGCTGGGCCTTACAGGGGTGCCTGTATTTAATGTCAACAACAACTGCTCCTCCGGCTCCAGTGCTCTCATGCTGGCTCGAAGGCTCGTCCAGAGTGGTGTTGAGGATTGTGTCCTAGCCCTCG GCTTTGAAAAGATGGAGAGGGGTTTGTCAGAGAAATACACTGATCGAACGTCTCCGGTGAAACGTCACATGGACCACATGGTTAACATTGGTGCAGAACCAGGACTGATACAACCGAGGATGAACAACATGACCTCAGATGTCGTCAAGCTCTATGCTTATGCTGCCAGAgaatatatcaagaaatatcCAGGAACCACAGTGGATGACTTTGTGGATATTGcatataaaaatcacaaacaaAGTGTGAACAATCCATGGGCCACCATTCAGAGGGAGATGTCAAAGGAGGACATCAAATCCAAACTAATGCTGTGTTATCCAATCACATTTTGGATGTCTGCTCCGACAGCTGATGGAGGGGCAGCTGCTGTCGTCTGCAGTGAAGAATTCATGATCAGAAACAACTTACAGAGGCAGGCAGTGGAAATCCTCTCCCAACACATGGTGACCGACACTGGAGCCTCGTTTAAAGAAAGCTTTATGGACCTGTCTGGATACCACATGGCTAAAGAAGCCGCCAACCGTTGCTACAGAGATACTGGACTCTCGTCCTCTGATGTTGATGTTTTGGAAGTGCATGACTGTTTTTCTTGCAACGAGCTTTTTATGTACGAGGCTCTACAGCTAGCCCCGGAGGGGAGAGGTGCGGATCTTATCAGGAATGGCAAGTGGGTGACCAACAAGAACGGAGGACAAATGTGCGTGTTGAACAATAAATGGGTTGTTAATCCGTCAGGAGGTCTGGAATCCAAGGGTCATCCTATAGGAGCTACAG GGTTAGCCCAGTGTACAGAGCTTGTGAAGCAGCTACGAGGCCTAGCGGATAAAAGACAAGTGGATGGAGCCAAAATAGCCATGCAGCACAACTTTGGGATAGGTGGAGCAGCCGTGGTAACCATGTACAAGAAATACCAACCACTGCCAGTGCATGCTAAACTGTGA
- the LOC105320623 gene encoding hydroxysteroid dehydrogenase-like protein 2 isoform X1 translates to MAANSGVPNTGLLAGKTIFITGASRGIGKAIALKAAKDGANIIIAAKTTTPHPKLPGTIYTAAKEVEDAGGKCLACAVDIRNDGAIQSAMKEAADKFGGIDILINNASAISLTGTAATDPKRFDLMMGINARGTYMCSKFALPYLQKSSNPHILNISPPLNMNPRWFKDHVAYTMAKYGMSMCVLGMSEEFKPLSIAVNALWPRTAIYTAAMEMLGGGSEVANQCRKPEIMSDAAYVMLTRKSSEYTGNFAIDDEVLTSAGVTDLDQYAWVPGSTLLPDFFLDGEDPHKIRQQMEEKGGTPAFGGGSKSAAGGPAQTFSAIEGLLSEDLVSSMNGVFQFNLTGPEEGVWFIDLKTGSGKLGQGEAPGGANCTMTLDSEDFVKMFKGELKAVSAFMSGKLKIQGDMGLAMKLEKLMNKMDRSKL, encoded by the exons ATGGCTGCAAATTCAGG GGTACCAAACACAGG GTTGTTGGCAGGGAAGACCATATTCATCACTGGAGCAAGCAGAGGCATTGGGAAGGCCATTGCTCTGAAGGCAGCAAAGGATGGGGCCAACATCATCATAGCAGCCAAGACCACCACACCTCACCCCAAACTCCCAGGGACCATTTACACTGCTGCCAAAGAAG TTGAGGATGCAGGGGGAAAATGCCTGGCCTGTGCTGTGGATATCAGGAATGATGGGGCCATCCAGTCGGCCATGAAGGAAGCAGCGGACAAGTTTGGGGGGATAGATATCCTGATCAACAATGCCAGTGCCATCAGCTTGACCGGGACAGCTGCAACAGACCCCAAGAGATTCGATCTCATGATGGGAATCAATGCTAGAGGCACATACATGTG CTCTAAGTTTGCCCTGCCCTATCTGCAGAAGTCCAGCAACCCACACATCCTTAACATCAGCCCCCCACTTAATATGAATCCAAGATGGTTCAAGGACCATGTAG CTTACACTATGGCCAAATATGGGATGTCCATGTGCGTGTTGGGGATGTCGGAGGAGTTTAAACCTTTGTCGATTGCAGTGAATGCTCTCTGGCCCCGTACTG CAATTTACACTGCTGCCATGGAGATGTTAGGGGGAGGATCAGAGGTTGCTAATCAGTGCAGAAAGCCCGAGATAATGAGCGACGCTGCTTATGTGATGCTGACAAGAAAGAGCTCGGAATACACAGGGAACTTTGCCATTGATGACGAAGTTCTGACCAGTGCAGGAGTTACTGACCTTGATCAGTACGCCTGGGTCCCAG GTAGTACCTTGCTCCCTGATTTCTTCCTGGATGGTGAAGATCCACACAAAATCCGACAACAGATGGAAGAGAAGGGGGGCACCCCAGCCTTTGGTGGTGGATCCAAGTCTGCTGCAGGAGGACCAGCACAGACATTCAGTGCTATAGAGGGGCTCCTGAGTGAAGATCTTGTGTCTTCCATGAACGGGgtctttcaattcaatttaacag GTCCAGAAGAAGGTGTATGGTTCATTGACCTTAAAACTGGGTCAGGAAAATTAGGTCAGGGAGAGGCCCCAGGGGGAGCGAACTGCACAATGACCCTGGACAGTGAGGATTTTGTAAAGATGTTCAAAGGAGAATTGAAAGCAGTGTCAGCTTTCATGTCCGGGAAGTTAAAGATCCAAGGCGATATGGGACTGGCCATGAAGTTAGAGAAACTGATGAACAAAATGGACAGATCTAAATTATAG
- the LOC105320623 gene encoding hydroxysteroid dehydrogenase-like protein 2 isoform X2 — protein sequence MAANSGLLAGKTIFITGASRGIGKAIALKAAKDGANIIIAAKTTTPHPKLPGTIYTAAKEVEDAGGKCLACAVDIRNDGAIQSAMKEAADKFGGIDILINNASAISLTGTAATDPKRFDLMMGINARGTYMCSKFALPYLQKSSNPHILNISPPLNMNPRWFKDHVAYTMAKYGMSMCVLGMSEEFKPLSIAVNALWPRTAIYTAAMEMLGGGSEVANQCRKPEIMSDAAYVMLTRKSSEYTGNFAIDDEVLTSAGVTDLDQYAWVPGSTLLPDFFLDGEDPHKIRQQMEEKGGTPAFGGGSKSAAGGPAQTFSAIEGLLSEDLVSSMNGVFQFNLTGPEEGVWFIDLKTGSGKLGQGEAPGGANCTMTLDSEDFVKMFKGELKAVSAFMSGKLKIQGDMGLAMKLEKLMNKMDRSKL from the exons ATGGCTGCAAATTCAGG GTTGTTGGCAGGGAAGACCATATTCATCACTGGAGCAAGCAGAGGCATTGGGAAGGCCATTGCTCTGAAGGCAGCAAAGGATGGGGCCAACATCATCATAGCAGCCAAGACCACCACACCTCACCCCAAACTCCCAGGGACCATTTACACTGCTGCCAAAGAAG TTGAGGATGCAGGGGGAAAATGCCTGGCCTGTGCTGTGGATATCAGGAATGATGGGGCCATCCAGTCGGCCATGAAGGAAGCAGCGGACAAGTTTGGGGGGATAGATATCCTGATCAACAATGCCAGTGCCATCAGCTTGACCGGGACAGCTGCAACAGACCCCAAGAGATTCGATCTCATGATGGGAATCAATGCTAGAGGCACATACATGTG CTCTAAGTTTGCCCTGCCCTATCTGCAGAAGTCCAGCAACCCACACATCCTTAACATCAGCCCCCCACTTAATATGAATCCAAGATGGTTCAAGGACCATGTAG CTTACACTATGGCCAAATATGGGATGTCCATGTGCGTGTTGGGGATGTCGGAGGAGTTTAAACCTTTGTCGATTGCAGTGAATGCTCTCTGGCCCCGTACTG CAATTTACACTGCTGCCATGGAGATGTTAGGGGGAGGATCAGAGGTTGCTAATCAGTGCAGAAAGCCCGAGATAATGAGCGACGCTGCTTATGTGATGCTGACAAGAAAGAGCTCGGAATACACAGGGAACTTTGCCATTGATGACGAAGTTCTGACCAGTGCAGGAGTTACTGACCTTGATCAGTACGCCTGGGTCCCAG GTAGTACCTTGCTCCCTGATTTCTTCCTGGATGGTGAAGATCCACACAAAATCCGACAACAGATGGAAGAGAAGGGGGGCACCCCAGCCTTTGGTGGTGGATCCAAGTCTGCTGCAGGAGGACCAGCACAGACATTCAGTGCTATAGAGGGGCTCCTGAGTGAAGATCTTGTGTCTTCCATGAACGGGgtctttcaattcaatttaacag GTCCAGAAGAAGGTGTATGGTTCATTGACCTTAAAACTGGGTCAGGAAAATTAGGTCAGGGAGAGGCCCCAGGGGGAGCGAACTGCACAATGACCCTGGACAGTGAGGATTTTGTAAAGATGTTCAAAGGAGAATTGAAAGCAGTGTCAGCTTTCATGTCCGGGAAGTTAAAGATCCAAGGCGATATGGGACTGGCCATGAAGTTAGAGAAACTGATGAACAAAATGGACAGATCTAAATTATAG